The following proteins are encoded in a genomic region of Rattus rattus isolate New Zealand chromosome 2, Rrattus_CSIRO_v1, whole genome shotgun sequence:
- the Adm gene encoding ADM, with translation MKLVSIALVLLGSLAVLGADTARLDTSSQFRKKWNKWALSRGKRELQASSSYPTGLVDEKTVPTQTLGLQDKQSTSSTPQASTQSTAHIRVKRYRQSMNQGSRSTGCRFGTCTMQKLAHQIYQLTGKDKDGMAPRNKISPQGYGRRRRRSLPEVLRARTVESSQEQTHSAPASPAHQDISRLSRL, from the exons ATGAAGCTGGTTTCCATCGCCCTGGTGTTATTGGGTTCGCTCGCCGTTCTCGGCGCGGACACCGCACGGCTCGACACTTCCTCGCAGTTCCGAAAGAA GTGGAATAAGTGGGCGCTAAGTCGTGGGAAGAGGGAACTACAAGCGTCCAGCAGCTACCCTACGGGGCTCGTTGATGAGAAGACAGTCCCGACCCAGACTCTTGGGCTCCAGGACAAGCAGAGCACGTCTAGCACCCCACAAGCCAG CACTCAGAGCACAGCCCACATTCGAGTCAAACGCTACCGCCAGAGCATGAACCAGGGCTCCCGCAGCACTGGATGCCGCTTTGGGACCTGCACAATGCAGAAACTGGCTCACCAGATCTACCAGTTAACAGGCAAAGACAAGGACGGCATGGCCCCCAGAAACAAGATCAGCCCTCAAGGCTATGGCCGCCGGCGCCGGCGTTCCCTGCCAGAGGTCCTCCGAGCCCGGACTGTGGAGTCCTCCCAGGAGCAGACACACTCAGCTCCAGCCTCCCCGGCGCACCAAGACATCTCCAGACTCTCCAGGTTATAG